The following coding sequences are from one Dreissena polymorpha isolate Duluth1 chromosome 8, UMN_Dpol_1.0, whole genome shotgun sequence window:
- the LOC127842392 gene encoding uncharacterized protein LOC127842392, with protein sequence MALNFVLKYGLQSLIDVKNCRFEIEISTRDLPVFDVQCEINAFMTGFIPVGIKINFNDPLQSIWNAAKSTIEMILGALGNIISGRKRREVRDTTLNGMYIVMRGARETNKDDLDFDIISNDTFKSILNKHLNNTSDNVDEYTLRKQIYAEKCKLFTRILSFLFDTTETLSQMVNETASTIRNLSSLQETMQTINLQTLSDNLTLETIGVNPEVALKDFNISSSTLDEAIENAKGNVSTDPLLENIASFADEASTFLAEQAESANKLFFVNQWIAAMNNVTLEYFDNDTCVSFLDCAHYAIAALYEQFMAVNITNQTESIDSISKFEDTFLLLVGNCSHTTEDVDSMAITLLATLRQMKELCVFCSIAPEMLGPLQNFTVNTGQQLSLVCNVTGDPTTTFWWYKDTHIISDQHSMTLTISKANIDDGGSYHCVAGNLVANYSFDEAFVTVLEDVFDDTEGSPSEYTTVNANEETEDSTKRCQSF encoded by the exons ATGGCATTGAATTTCGTCCTTAAGTACGGTTTGCAATCGTTGATTGATGTGAAAAACTGTCGATTTGAAATCGAGATATCTACTCGTGATTTACCTGTCTTCGACGTTCAGTGCGAAATTAACGCATTTATGACCGGATTTATTCCTGTGGgcattaaaataaactttaacgATCCCCTCCAGAGTATCTGGAACGCTGCAAAAAGTACCATTGAAATGATCCTCGGAGCTCTTGGTAATATTATATCAGGACGAAAACGTAGAGAGGTACGAGATACCACGCTCAATGGAATGTACATCGTCATGCGAGGAGCACGCGAAACAAACAAGGACGATTTGGATTTCGACATAAtttcaaatgatacatttaaatcaattttgaataaacatttaaataatacttcGGATAATGTTGATGAGTATACTTTGAGAAAACAAATATACGcagaaaaatgtaaattattcaCAAGAATACTGTCTTTTTTGTTCGATACTACAGAAACTCTGTCCCAGATGGTTAATGAAACTGCCTCTACAATTCGAAATCTCAGCTCCCTTCAGGAAACTATGCAAACAATTAATCTACAAACACTTTCGGACAATCTCACGCTTGAAACCATTGGCGTTAACCCTGAAGTTGCACTGAAAGATTTTAACATAAGTTCTTCTACATTGGATGAAGCAATAGAAAACGCGAAAGGAAATGTGTCAACAGATCCACTCTTGGAAAATATAGCTTCGTTTGCTGATGAAGCTAGCACGTTTCTTGCAGAACAAGCTGAGAGTGCTAATAAACTATTTTTTGTGAACCAATGGATTGCTGCTATGAACAACGTAACCTTGGAATATTTTGATAACGACACGTGCGTATCTTTTCTGGATTGTGCTCACTACGCCATCGCCGCCTTGTACGAACAGTTTATGGCTGTAAATATAACAAACCAGACTGAAAGCATTGACAGCATATCGAAATTTGAAGATACCTTTCTTCTTTTAGTTGGCAACTGTTCCCATACTACTGAAGATGTTGATTCAATGGCGATTACTTTATTAGCAACTTTGCGACAAATGAAAGAACTATGTGTCTTTTGTTCAATAGCTCCGGAAATGCTTGGGCCactgcaaaactttactgtaaatACTGGACAGCAATTATCTCTTGTGTGTAATGTAACAGGTGACCCGACAACTACGTTTTGGTGGTATAAGGACACACATATTATATCAGATCAACATTCGATGACATTGACCATATCAAAAGCAAACATCGACGACGGTGGATCGTACCATTGTGTTGCCGGAAATCTGGTAGCGAATTATTCTTTTGACGAAGCTTTCGTGACGGTATTGG AGGATGTATTCGACGATACCGAAGGCAGCCCATCTGAGTACACCACCGTTAATGCAAATGAAGAGACAGAGGACAGCACAAAAAGGTGCCAATCCTTCTG A